Proteins co-encoded in one Cataglyphis hispanica isolate Lineage 1 chromosome 4, ULB_Chis1_1.0, whole genome shotgun sequence genomic window:
- the LOC126848885 gene encoding kalirin isoform X4: MDGTRAAEVLPLLQERLAILPGGRDRRGGPVLLFPSTPRRERAKPEDYRRLLQYLFAIPSDEARGLRFTVIVDMRGTTWDSVKPILKVLHEHFHRIVHVAFLIKPENFWQKQRTSLGKQKKYNFEINTISLEALVKVIDPSQLTSDLDGSLQYDHAQWIDTRLVVEDFTWQAADLLDRLDDLQEDLSRNDFADDVAGAKHGIDLHNEMKKKIMKVPVEDIEVVGQRLLQRFNNSTAATGGEGGSIDNGAASCVDSDGRALATLVIQHLDSVHAAQQHLLQLWHIKKMKLDQCFQLRLFEQDCEKMFDWICHNREAFLASYVEIGRSYQLAKNLQEEHKHFTMSSMNVYVNINKILTMAGKLLETQHYAAGHVRAVAGRLDRAWKEFAAGLDERTAVLSLSVVFHHKAEQYVDNVTGWSQACEISNLPNEIPVLESHIRQHQTLYEAMCQAYTEVHSTSKKLLYQLDHLVQVCNQPQGIDHVARKHGQDGHNIDSYTGTSGNPAADYSEGASHVLAVIHQILGHHRALEARWHARKVKLHQRLALKLFQEDVKQVLDWLTNHGEVFIRKNTGVGRNLQKARVYQKSHEHFENVAQNTYTNATKLLTAAEELAHTGECAPDEIYAVAQELETHVSSFAARVEQRRRRLDLAVVFYTHEKELIGWVDELRQEMQQDEVAENLETAERLLEQCAQHRSSCLEACASTIAQGEALLQELREATDAPDTTGSISAVESALDRLASLRQELEDLWATKKLRLELCLRLRVFERDALEASGQLEMWAQELQGPPREGSPEQLLRVHNDGVAHMQNTAFQILHRGQELAQVLEEAGVCIMADGQHSAAARVQVLLEFLNERELDAEDLAEMRRVRLEQASQLLQLQTDASHVIKWIRNGESILLASLRIPDDFEDAEQLGKEHYHFQLAITNTHASAVQVKHKADSLISGNHYDPKSIREVAEDVTKRWQQLVTCAEERHKLITASLNFYKTVDSVRSVLDSLELQYNVDDDWCADGEKAAGIPANITRHQEQKEAFLKACTLVRRTGETFLKYINRSLQFYSYHANSAGSANKVKNILEELVSKENKVLEFWTQRKKRLDQCHQYVLFERSAKQALEWIKETGELYLATHTNVGKNRIENEQLLQEHIEFKGAAKETRERVKLLIQLADNLVERGHAHAAAIKQAVAEVDQRYKDFSARMDCYKTQIEDDLGIQSDEGHKDLSIDRNSDPLLEEKIKGKDLKELNEEKRRSARRKEFIMAELLQTERTYVKDLETCIRCFLDETRCGKGNVPLGLQSRESIIFSNIEEIHQFHSNVFLRELEKYETMPEDVGHCFVVWAPKFDMYVTYCKNKPESNQLLVTHGGTWFEELQRKYRVEHPIAAYLIKPVQRITKYQLLLKDLQACCQEGQGEIKEGLEVMLNVPKKANDALHLSLLEGCDISTDALGDVVLQDSFTVWDPKQLIRKGRDRHIFLFELYLLFTKEVKDSAGKVKYVYKNRLLTSELGVTEHIEGDECKFAVWTGRAPTSDTRVVLRANSMDAKQLWVMRLREVIQETFLGKNMPKSPAKKSSSQRSSRDLEECASLDESVENLDRNSLASFGSTNTTDSDKTGVVEMTWVVADHMAAPGSRELSVTKGQQVEVLENGSSTGTTPGGVPNTGEWTLVRLPLTPGQAEPPVEGLVPTSALKQPPAASCKTSPSRKASTQQQQQSHQYHQQQQHHHPSYYQQQQINQAIVQTQQQQQQQTAVTSSTTVNTLSSSTAASIAPVTQQTASLTTSLSSAVLSPMLSEDAETTGSDGSGSTTSTNSPGNKRRGFSGRKWLPPPLRKLSQGKVEKTNTVAVSTSSSPLIGPTLKKSSSDKRFKLPSGNEHNRPGKTAFDVQEGEEGVSKEEENEEQHEVDVDVDVTCESDDTTAASSQEQNGGEDADDDLELPPPMKPITEPILVTTANGPSGSTMPSELPGKRSVERSTKILDGGATTADLSEIEQIVKERMEQHTENQERHSLMRTPNGKSLSNEEEYCNATINPIAVEELDPESTALTKRQFVIRELVETERDYVNDLKHIVEGYMALMRNPDCEIPLPEDLRGGKDKMVFGNLEAIYEWHRDFFLKALERCLERPEELGPLFKRYERKLHMYVVYCQNKPVSEYIVSEYIDTYFEELRQKLGHRLQLCDLLIKPVQRITKYQLLLREALRLTERTQRLSEIEGLRAAAHVMRVIPKAANDMMDVGRLQGFDGKITAQGKLLLHGPLLVSEISNVLTREREWQVFLFEQNIIFSEAVGKKTQFTNPAYIYKAHIQVNKMSLEDSNDDPEKFVIRSTDPRKPGLGFSCSVAEESSGPRRQEWVDTITAILQTQRDFLKAIQSPIAYQKELTKDPLRAATTTTITTTTTSEPVIRATVSVPPTLIVPGSTNRDKSNDRIRTNQQPTLQRSYTGGLDHVQPRTPSPTKSRLNFLEGFKNTLRTRSPGRNHSIPVVPGARVRLAADWGKLHAGEELIVSHLDGPGLVVSPINTKNDLWIPASLISNSAISRAWSFRPRKMVDFTKSDHAVDESTMTSEEKTPAILSSPMSIRATAGEIVRLSVETHNADRNNHATVTWKKEGEDQCIKENDRYQFQQSMGFVYLQITGCRASDSGVYHCHIKCETGSCSARISLSVIGGKSSTLVRALGSSKVEIDWDKQEISSASCSIECRTLPLQRWVPVLKQVNEPPAVLDVSPDASYSFRVIGDDGSTTSPSIVITLSRLDTDSGAEWESKQFVCRYLELDELGNGRFGIVRRARDKGTGQEVALKQIPRHKQSRLLTRAEYDVLASTHHVNIIRAFALFENAPRPGIDTIVLELVKGPTLFAYLSEKTEYTEATATRYTGQLLSALCWLHCRSRMHLDVKPENVLVDQETDQVKVIDLGEAVRTPIDEIVPPPSDLEFAAPESVLGRPTGPYTDMWAVGVFIYVLLSGLSPFLDDSVEETTANILKCDFCFPDEYFETISSDAKELLGRLLRLRGEDRANAEFCLGSPWLKISTGATILSTRMAAFIERRAHCLKLRQDHNDSFYS, translated from the exons CTTTTCTCATTAAACCAGAAAACTTTTGGCAAAAACAGAGAACTTCATTAGGCAAacagaagaaatataattttgaa ATTAATACAATCAGCTTAGAAGCTCTTGTAAAAGTTATAGATCCTTCTCAACTCACCTCAGATTTAGATGGATCTTTGCAATATGATCATGCTCAATGGATTGATACTAGATTAGTTGTAGAAGATTTTACGTGGCAAGCAGCTGACCTTCTCGATCGATTAGATGACTTGCAAGAAGATCTTAGTCGAAATGATTTTGCTGATGATGTTGCAGGAGCTAAGCATGGCATTGATCTACATaacgaaatgaaaaagaaaattatgaaagttCCAGTAGAAGATATCGAAGTTGTTGGACAACGCCTTCTTCAGCGATTTAATAATA GTACAGCAGCAACtgggggagaaggaggaagtATTGACAATGGTGCGGCAAGTTGCGTGGATTCTGACGGACGAGCACTAGCTACTCTGGTTATACAGCATTTGGATTCCGTGCATGCCGCGCAGCAGCATCTATTACAACTATGGCATATTAAGAAGATGAAACTGGATCAGTGCTTTCAGCTACGGTTATTCGAACAGGattgtgaaaaaatgtttgattggATTTGTCACAACCGAGAGGCGTTTCTCGCTAGTTATGTGGAGATTGGTCGCTCGTATCAATTGGCTAAGAATTTGCAAGAGGAACATAAACATTTTACAATGAGTTCAATGAATGTTtatgtgaatataaataaaatcctcACAATGGCTGGTAAATTATTGGAGACGCAACATTATGCGGCTGGACATGTACGAGCAGTGGCGGGTCGTCTAGATCGAGCTTGGAAGGAATTCGCCGCGGGTCTCGACGAACGTACCGCGGTACTTAGTTTAAGTGTAGTGTTTCATCATAAAGCAGAACAGTATGTCGACAATGTAACTGGTTGGAGTCAAGCGTGCGAAATTAGCAATCTGCCTAATGAAATTCCAGTACTTGAGTCTCATATTCGCCAGCATCAAACTCTTTACGAGGCAATGTGTCAGGCATATACGGAG GTGCATAGTACGAGTAAGAAGCTTCTTTATCAACTGGATCATCTTGTGCAAGTCTGTAATCAACCGCAAGGAATTGATCATGTCGCCAGAAAACAT GGTCAAGATGGACATAATATTGATAGTTATACCGGTACGAGCGGTAATCCGGCGGCTGATTACAGTGAAGGTGCATCCCATGTATTAGCTGTTATTCATCAGATTCTTGGTCATCATAGAGCGTTGGAAGCTCGTTGGCACGCCCGCAAAGTCAAGCTTCATCAACGACTTGCATTAAA attgttTCAAGAAGATGTAAAACAAGTTCTCGACTGGCTGACGAACCACGGCGAAGTgttcattagaaaaaatacaGGTGTAGGTCGTAACCTACAGAAAGCGCGCGTCTATCAAAAAAGTCATgaacattttgaaaatgttgcacaa aataCTTATACAAATGCAACCAAATTGTTAACCGCTGCCGAAGAACTCGCTCACACGGGTGAATGCGCGCCCGACGAGATATACGCAGTGGCACAAGAATTGGAGACTCACGTTAGTAGTTTTGCAGCGAGAGTCGAGCAACGACGTCGCAGATTAGATCTTGCAGTGGTATTTTACACTCACGAGAAAGag CTCATTGGGTGGGTAGATGAGTTACGTCAAGAAATGCAACAGGATGAGGTAGCGGAGAATCTGGAGACGGCGGAAAGATTGTTGGAACAATGCGCGCAACATAGATCGTCTTGTCTTGAAGCATGTGCTTCGACAATAGCCCAAGGCGAAGCTTTGCTACAAGAACTTCGCGAAGCGACTGATGCACCCGACACAACGGGCTCGATATCGGCGGTGGAATCGGCCTTAGATAGATTGGCGAGTCTGCGGCAAGAATTGGAAGATTTGTGGGCCACGAAAAAGCTAAGACTAGAATTATGTTTGCGATTACGCGTTTTCGAACGAGATGCGTTAGAAGCGAGCGGTCAGTTAGAAATGTGGGCGCAGGAATTGCAAGGTCCGCCACGAGAAGGCTCTCCCGAACAATTGTTGCGTGTGCATAATGATGGAGTTGCTCACATGCAGAATACTGCTTTTCAAATACTTCATCGTGGTCAGGAATTGGCACAAGTCTTGGAAGAAGCGGGAGTATGTATTATGGCAGATGGTCAGCACAGCGCTGCAGCGCGAGTACAGGTGCTTCTCGAGTTTTTAAACGAGAGAGAATTGGACGCGGAAGATCTCGCAGAAATGCGAAGGGTACGGTTGGAACAGGCCTCTCAATTGTTACAACTGCAGACGGACGCTTCCCACGTGATTAAATGGATACGAAACGGCGAATCGATATTATTGGCTTCGCTTAGGATACCAGACGATTTCGAGGATGCCGAGCAATTGGGAAAAGAACACTATCATTTTCAACTCGCGATAACAAATACTCACGCCTCCGCTGTGCAAGTGAAGCATAAGGCAGACTCTTTAATAAGTGGAAATCATTACGACCCAAAAAGTATTAGGGAAGTCGCGGAGGACGTTACTAAACGGTGGCAGCAACTAGTGACTTGTGCGGAAGAACGACATAAATTGATTACCGccagtttaaatttttacaaaacagtGGACTCGGTACGTTCGGTTCTTGACAGTTTAGAGTTACAATATAACGTGGATGATGACTGGTGCGCCGACGGAGAAAAGGCCGCCGGAATACCAGCAAATATCACTAGACATCAGGAGCAAAAGGAAGCCTTTCTTAAGGCATGTACGCTGGTACGACGAACCGGGGAAACTTTCTTAAAGTATATCAATCGTAGCCTACAATTTTATAGCTATCACGCTAACAGCGCCGGTTCCGCAAATAAagtcaaaaatattctcgagGAGCTGGTTAGTAAGGAAAACAAGGTGCTCGAGTTTTGGACTCAGCGAAAGAAACGCTTAGATCAATGTCATCAATACGTTCTGTTTGAACGTAGCGCGAAACAGGCACTCGAATGGATAAAAGAGACTGGAGAGTTGTATTTAGCGACGCATACCAACGTCGGTAAGAATCGCATTGAAAATGAACAATTGTTGCAAGAGCACATCGAGTTTAAGGGCGCAGCGAAGGAAACGCGAGAGAGAGTGAAATTGTTGATTCAACTCGCTGACAATTTAGTCGAAAGAGGTCACGCTCATGCCGCGGCGATCAAGCAGGCAGTTGCCGAGGTCGATCAgcgatataaagattttagcGCGCGAATGGATTGCTACAAGACGCAGATCGAAGATGATCTCGGCATTCAGTCCGACGAGGGACACAAAGATCTCTCCATCGATCGTAATTCGGATCCGTTGTTGGAGGAGAAGATCAAGGGTAAAGATCTCAAGGAATTGAAcgaggaaaagagaagatCTGCGCGAAGGAAAGAGTTTATTATGGCTGAACTTTTGCAAACCGAGCGTACATACGTAAAAGATTTGGAGACTTGTATTCGTTGCTTTCTAGACGAAACGCGATGCGGAAAGGGAAACGTTCCGTTGGGTCTGCAAAGCCgagaatcaataatttttagtaatatagaGGAAATACATCAGTTTCATAGCAATGTATTTCTACGCGAGTTAGAAAAGTATGAAACCATGCCGGAAGACGTTGGACATTGCTTTGTAGTATGG GCACCTAAATTCGACATGTACGTgacttattgtaaaaataagcCCGAGAGCAATCAGCTGTTGGTAACGCACGGTGGAACATGGTTTGAGGAATTGCAGAGAAAGTATAGAGTAGAACATCCTATTGCTGCGTATTTAATCAAACCTGTACAGAGAATTACTAAATATCAGCTGCTACTTAAGGATTTACAG gcTTGTTGCCAAGAGGGACAGGGCGAAATAAAAGAAGGATTAGAAGTGATGTTAAATGTGCCTAAAAAAGCTAATGATGCCTTACACTTAAGTCTATTGGAAGGTTGCGATATTAGTACAGATGCGCTCGGTGATGTCGTACTACAGGATTCGTTCACGGTATGGGACCCGAAACAATTGATTAGGAAAGGAAGAGATCGTCACATATTTCTTTTCGAATTGTATCTTCTCTTCACGAAGGAAGTCAAAGATTCTGCCGGAAAG gtaaaatatgtttataaaaatcgcCTGTTGACTTCCGAGTTGGGCGTAACCGAACATATCGAAGGCGACGAATGCAAATTCGCAGTATGGACAGGACGAGCTCCGACCAGCGATACTCGCGTAGTGCTGCGAGCGAATTCGATGGATGCGAAGCAGCTATGGGTGATGAGGTTACGCGAGGTTATACAGGAGACCTTTTTGGGCAAAAATATGCCTAAGAGCCCTGCTAAAAAGAGCTCCAGTCAACGCTCCAGCAGAGATTTGGAGGAATGCGCGTCTTTGGATGAAAGTGTGGAGAATCTTGATAGAAATTCATTGGCTTCCTTTGGATCGACTAATACTACGGATTCTGATAAG aCCGGAGTAGTCGAAATGACATGGGTGGTCGCTGATCATATGGCGGCGCCGGGCTCGAGAGAACTCAGCGTGACGAAAGGGCAGCAGGTCGAGGTGTTGGAGAACGGCAGTAGCACCGGTACCACCCCCGGTGGGGTTCCCAATACTGGTGAATGGACTCTGGTACGTTTACCACTCACGCCAGGACAAGCCGAACCTCCTGTGGAGGGCCTAGTGCCCACCAGCGCTCTGAAACAGCCACCGGCCGCCTCCTGCAAAACTTCGCCGTCCAGAAAAGCGTCCAcgcaacagcagcaacagtCGCATCAGTATcatcaacaacaacaacatcaTCATCCGTCGTACTATCAACAGCAGCAAATCAATCAGGCAATCGTCCAAacacaacagcagcagcaacagcaaacTGCCGTCACATCGTCGACTACAGTCAATACATTGTCGTCGAGCACTGCAGCTAGCATCGCACCGGTCACGCAGCAGACGGCTTCGTTGACGACTTCGTTGTCGTCTGCCGTCCTATCGCCGATGTTATCGGAGGATGCAG AAACTACCGGAAGCGACGGTAGTGGGTCAACGACTAGTACAAATTCACCTGGCAACAAGAGGCGAGGTTTTAGCGG ACGGAAGTGGCTCCCACCGCCTTTACGCAAACTTAGCCAAGGTAAAGTGGAGAAAACCAATACTGTAGCTGTGTCGACGTCATCGTCTCCTTTGATTGGACCGACTTTGAAGAAAAGCAGCTCGGATAAACGCTTTAAATTACCGAGCGGCAATGAGCATAATCGACCTGGCAAAACTGCGTTCGATGTCCAAGAGGGTGAAGAAGGCGTTAGTAAGGAGGAGGAGAATGAAGAGCAGCATGAAGTCGATGTAGATGTAGACGTTACATGTGAAAGCGACGATACGACAGCGGCAAGTTCGCAAGAACAAAACGGTGGTGAGGATGCCGACGATGATTTGGAACTTCCTCCTCCGATGAAACCTATAACCGAACCGATACTTGTAACAACCGCGAATGGTCCGTCAGGATCTACGATGCCGAGTGAATTGCCTGGAAAACGA tcTGTTGAGCGTTCGACGAAAATTCTCGATGGCGGCGCCACGACGGCCGATCTATCGGAGATTGAGCAGATTGTAAAGGAAAGAATG GAGCAACACACAGAAAATCAAGAGAGGCACAGTCTTATGCGAACCCCTAATGGGAAATCGTTGAGCAATGAGGAAGAATATTGTAATGCGACCATTAATCCCATCGCTGTCGAAGAATTAGATCCGGAAAGTACTGCACTCACCAAGCGGCAATTTGTTATTCGCGAGCTGGTAGAAACCGAGAGAGACTACGTCAATGATTTGAAGCACATAGTCGAAGGTTATATGGCACTAATGCGAAATCCCGATTGTGAGATTCCCTTACCGGAAGATTTGCGCGGTGGAAAGGATAAGATGGTTTTCGGTAACTTAGAAGCTATCTACGAGTGGCACAGAGA TTTTTTCCTTAAAGCTTTGGAACGTTGCTTAGAACGCCCTGAAGAGCTCGGACCTCTTTTTAAACGTTACGAGCGCAAGTTACATATGTACGTGGtttattgtcaaaataaacCCGTTTCGGAATACATTGTGTCtgaatatatagatacatattttgaG GAACTTAGACAAAAACTTGGACATCGTTTGCAACTCTGCGACTTGCTGATCAAGCCCGTACAAAGGATTACAAAATATCAACTTCTTCTACGGGAGGCATTGCGCCTCACTGAACGAACCCAAAGGTTATCGGAAATCGAAGGCCTCAGAGCGGCAGCTCATGTCATGCGAGTTATTCCTAAAGCTGCAAACGATATGATGGACGTTGGGAGATTACAAGGTTTCGAT GGGAAAATAACAGCACAAGGAAAACTCTTACTGCATGGACCGCTTCTAGTATCagaaatatcaaatgtatTGACAAGAGAAAGGGAATGGCAAGTCTTTCTTTTCgagcaaaatattatctttagcGAAGCTGTCGGCAAGAAGACACAATTTACCAATCCTGCCTACATATACAAAGCACATATTcag GTGAACAAAATGAGTCTCGAAGATTCGAATGACGATCCGGAGAAATTTGTCATTCGATCAACGGATCCTCGAAAGCCCGGGCTAGGATTTTCTTGTAGCGTAGCGGAAGAAAGTAGTGGACCGCGCAGGCAGGAATGGGTAGACACGATCACTGCCATCCTGCAAACTCAGCGCGATTTTCTCAAGGCGATACAGTCACCGATTGCCTACCAGAAGGAACTTACCAAAGATCCACT CCGTGCCGcaaccaccaccaccatcaccaccacTACCACATCAGAACCCGTGATTCGAGCAACCGTATCGGTTCCTCCGACGCTGATAGTCCCCGGGTCGACGAATCGAGACAAGAGTAACGATCGAATAAGGACGAATCAACAGCCAACGTTGCAGCGCTCTTATACCGGAGGATTGGATCATGTGCAACCACGTACACCCAGCCCGACAAAGAGTAGGCTAAACTTCTTGGAAGGATTTAAGAATACTTTACGCACACGCTCGCCAGGTCGCAACCACTCCATTCCG GTCGTTCCAGGTGCTCGCGTAAGATTAGCTGCGGATTGGGGAAAGTTACATGCCGGAGAGGAATTGATCGTCTCTCATCTCGATGGTCCGGGTTTAGTGGTATCTCCGATTAATACCAAGAATGACCTATGGATTCCAGCGAGTCTTATTTCGAACTCTGCAATCAGTCGAGCATGGTCATTTCGACCGCGAAAGATGGTTGATTTTACGAAAAGCGATCATGCTGTCGATGAATCGACGATGACGTCCGAGGAGAAGACGCCGGCTATTCTGAGCAGCCCGATGTCGATTCGCGCGACCGCCGGAGAAATTGTTAGACTCTCTGTCGAGACGCACAATGCGGACCGCAACAATCATGCGACTGTAACCTGGAAAAAGGAAGGAGAGGATCAATGTATAAAAGAGAACGATCGATACCAGTTTCAACAGAGCATGGGCTTTGTATACTTGCAAATCACCGGTTGCCGGGCTTCGGACTCTGGCGTATATCATTGTCACATCAAATGCGAAACGGGCTCCTGCTCTGCGAGGATTTCTCTGTCTGTCATAG GCGGAAAGAGCAGTACTTTAGTACGCGCGTTAGGATCTTCGAAAGTGGAAATCGATTGGGATAAACAAGAGATTAGTAGTGCGTCATGTAGCATAGAATGTCGAACTTTACCATTGCAACGATGGGTGCCAGTATTGAAGCAAGTTAATGAACCACCCGCTGTGCTGGATGTGTCACCGGACGCTTCGTATAGTTTTCGTGTGATAGGTGATGATGGAAGCACAACTTCGCCATCGATCGTGATAACATTATCAAGATTAGACACAGACAGCGGAGCTGAATGGGAATCGAAGCAGTTTGTCTGTAGATATTTGGAGCTGGACGAGCTGGGTAATGGTAGATTCGGCATAGTTCGTCGTGCCAGAGACAAGGGCACCGGTCAAGAGGTGGCTCTCAAGCAAATTCCGCGACACAAACAATCGAGATTACTGACGCGGGCGGAATATGATGTGCTAGCCTCCACTCATCACGTCAACATCATCAGAGCATTTGCTCTATTTGAGAACGCGCCACGACCCGGCATAGACACTATCGTTTTGGAACT gGTCAAGGGCCCGACGTTATTTGCATACCTGAGTGAGAAAACTGAGTACACTGAAGCGACAGCGACGCGATACACTGGTCAGCTGTTGTCTGCACTGTGCTGGTTACACTGTCGCAGCCGAATGCATTTGGATGTGAAACCAGAAAATGTTCTCGTCGATCAAGAGACGGATCAAGTGAAAGTGATAGATCTGGGGGAAGCGGTGAGGACTCCGATCGACGAAATTGTACCGCCTCCCTCTGATCTGGAATTTGCCGCGCCAGAATCGGTGCTAGGTAGACCGACCGGTCCTTACACTGACATGTGGGCTGTCGGAGTTTTTATTTACGTTCTGCTAAg TGGTTTGTCACCTTTTCTGGACGATTCTGTGGAAGAGACCACCGCTAACATACTCAAGTGCGATTTCTGTTTTCCCGATGAATATTTCGAGACAATATCCAGTGATGCGAAAGAGCTCCTCGGAAGATTACTGCGTTTGCGTGGCGAGGATCGAGCGAATGCCGAATTTTGTCTTGGTTCGCCGTGGTTGAAG atatCGACTGGTGCTACCATACTGTCTACAAGAATGGCTGCATTTATAGAACGTCGTGCGCACTGTCTTAAATTGCGTCAAGACCATAATGAcagtttttattcttaa